CGTGGCTGGCTTCGACCTTTACTTCAAGTACAGTCCCTGCAATATGCTGAAGTCCGACTATGCGCCGAAGTTCCAGACGCTTTCGTTCGGCTTTATACTCTAAACGGTTGGGTTCGGGGCTGCCCCGAACCCACACTTGAAAGGCAGAAAGCTGACAAATGGATAAGAATACAGCCCCATAAATACAGCCAAATAACAGAAATGGCAAAAAAGCAGCGTGGAAGCGTTTGATGTTGAATCATCAGATACTTCCACGCATTCTTTATATAAACCTAAATAGAACAGTATTTCTTTCTATCAGCAGTTACCCTTATTGGTCATAATGCTGAGCACCATATCGTCGGTAGCACACATTGCATCCTTTCCGAGGCTCGTAAGGTTGCGGATAGAGCGGTCTACGTCCTGATCGATAATGCCTTCGGCTTCCGTTACGTGGCGGCCTTCCATAGAAAGCATTGCCGAAAGCACGGCAGTAGACACTCCCGAGGAAATCTTCAACGAACAACTGGGCTTCGCACCGTCGCAGATCATACCCGTAAGATTGGCAATCATATTCTTTACGGCGTAGCAGATGTTGTTGAAATTGCCCCCCATCAGATAGGTTATACCACAACTGGAGCCCGTGCTTGCCACGATGCAGCCGCAAAGTGCCGACAAAGCTCCGAGACTCTGCTTGATATAGATGGCCGTGAGATGGCTCAAAGTGAGCGCACGGATGAGCTCTTCGGGCGTATTTTCGTTTTCCTTGGCAAACACCACCACCGGATTCGTGGCACAGATACCCTGATTTCCCGAACCGCTGTTGCTCATCACGGGCACCATTGCGCCGCCCATACGTGCATCGCAAGCCGATGCCGTCTTGGAAATGATGTGCGAATAGATGCTGTCGCCGAAGATACCGCGGCTCAAAGGACGGTCCATCGTCTTGCCCAAGCAATGTCCGTAGTTGCCTTTCAGTGCTTCTGCGGCCGCTTTCATATTGTATCGTTTGGCTTCGAGAATGAAACGTATCTCATCGACGGGCGTCTCGGTGGCAAAATCCCACACCATACGCAGGTTCAGCTCGATGTCTTTCTTCACTTCCTCCGTAGCCGACGATGTATCCGTCTGCGCATCGAGGAGCACGTTTCCGTTTTCCTCTTCATAAATAAAGTTTGTATGCGTGTGCGAAATGACGGCTTTCGCTGTTTTGCCGCCTGCCTCGCAGATGATTTCAATGTAGAGTTTCTCGGTTATTCCCTCCTTCAGCTTGATGTCGATGTGATTTTCCTCCACATATTTCTTGCCCTCCTCGAGCGTTTCAGGCGTAAGATCCTTGATAACTTCGAGCTGATAGCTCGACTTTCCGATGAGTGCGCCGAGCGAGATGGCGATAGGGAGTCCTATCATTCCCGTTCCCGGAATGCCCACGCCCATTGCATTCTTCAGAATATTGGCTGAAAGATTTGCCTGTATCTTTTCAGGCTTCTGTCCCAGCAGTTCCGTTGCACGCGCGGTACAGAGTGCCACGGCCATAGGTTCGGTACATCCAACGGCAGGAACCACCTGACGGTGAATCAAGTCAATGATTTGTTCGCGTATGTTTTTCTCAAGCATAGTGTATAAATTGTCAGTTACGGTGCAAATGTAGTGAAAATTTGGGAAACGCAAGGGCAAAATGCGAAAAAAGATGGAAAACTATTGCACAACGCCTTTGCCAAGGAGGCATTGCGGATTAGGCTTTCAGATTCTGTATTTTCATCTTCCTGTCCACCGAATAGGTCTTGCTGTTGGCATCCACATACTCAAAAAGCAGCAGCGACTTGTCGAGCAGTAGTGCCCGCAATGGATTAGTCTTGTAGCCGCCTTCGGTATAGAGCAGTTCGGCCAACATTCCCAGACGGTCTATCCGTTCTTCAGGTTTCCATTGTTCGTAGGAATATTCGATGAGTTCCTCCACCGACATATTGCGCAACAGTTCGTAGTCGCCCACGTATTGCCGGTAAAGATCCTTCATAGCATCGTCGCGCTTGTCTTCCTTCTTTTCGAGAAAGCGTGATATTGCCGCCATAAACTCTTCCAGTATTCTCAGGAAATAATCTTGCTGCACCATTGCACTCCTTATTATATAAGGTGCAAAAATAAGGAAAAAGAACGAGATAAAGCCATATTTCAAGCATAAATTCTCAATCGGCAGCCTTCATTCGAGCAGCATCGCAGCCTCATCCTCCCATTATTCGCCCGAAGAGGAGAAACGATTCTGCCGTCAATTCGCCCCTTGCGACGCCTCATCGCATAGCCTTCCATTCAGCGCAAACTCCGAAATCTGTAATAAATAATTACGCTAAAAAGCACATTATTTTTCTTCAATCCAGAGATTTTCAAGCCTTGCCCGGACGCTTAAAAGCGATTTTTCGGACGTTCGGAATGCAAGAAAGCGAAGACTGCAATGTATTCTTGCGAAGAACGTCTGCCGATTGTCGCAAGAATGCAAGGCGAATATTCGAGGAATGGAGGGGAAAATAAGGTCGTCTGTTCCGTTTTATTGTCCCATTTGCGAACTCATTGCAAATATTTCATTGCACAGATATGCTATTTAGCGAGTAGATTCCTTGATATACAAACGATTACGATTGCACGCTCAAAACTCGCGTATTTGAAAACGAAAAATATTTTGTTGAAAATAAACGAATTATGGAGACTGTTTTGTAAATAATATTCGCATTCTGGCATTATCCCATTCGCACATTCCTGTCGTATAAATCTCTATCCCGAAATCCATAAAAAGGCTTCTGCGCCATCAACATAATCTGCAAGGGCTTCATTTGCTGGTAAATAATATCAATTATAATGCGTATCTGCAAATAAAAGTTAAATTATTGCGATTTATTATACGTTTATTTGGTTTATAAAATAAACTACTTTACCTTTGCATCGTAAAGACAAATGAAGTCTTTTTAATTTTAAGTATAAAGTTTATAAAATAAACCAGTCTACCTGATATAAGTTCTATAAAAAGAAAGGACGAACATCGGGACGGACACAAAAAAAAGAAAACTATGGAAAAGAAAGAACAGGAAATGACTGCTGCGCGCAGTCTTGAAATCATCAGCAAGAGTCTGGAGGCCAATCGTAGGGAAATGAGCCGGCAGATGGGTACGCCAATGCTGGTCTGGGGAGTGCTGGTTATGGTAACGGCATTGGTAATCGGGCATCTGTGGATTCATAACGGAGGACCTGTATGGAATCTGCTTTGGGCACCGATGACAGTTATCGGCTTCGTTTTGGAGCATTACGCAAAGAAGAGAATCGGACAGAAAGGCGTCCAGAGTTTTATCTCCCGTATGGTAGGGGCAACTTGGTTGAGCTTCTGTTTCTTTGCACTTGGAATGTGGGGCTGTATTGCATTGGTTGGAAATCTCGGCACACCAGTCCATTATTATTTGCCATTTACAGGCTTTCTCGCACTCCTTATGGGGTTTGCCTCCTGTATAACAGGTTTCATCGTCAAGAAAAATATATTGATTTGCTCTGGATTTATCGTCGGATTTGGTGGACTGATTGCTGATTTCTACATTGACAATGGTTATGAATTGCTGATTATCGCTGCTGCCGCACTGATAGGATTGGTGTTGCCGGGCTTGTATTTCAATCGGCAGAGCAAAGAATGCGCGAAGGAGGAAGCCTATGTTTAAGCCGCTCGACCCACTACTGCACAGCGAACTCCGGTTGGCGATAATGGCTTTGCTCAGCAATGTGGAAGAAGCTGACTTCATCTACATCAAGGAACAGACCAACGCAACGGCCGGAAACCTGAGCGTGCAGATAGAAAAATTGCAGAAAGCAGGCTACATAAAGGTGGAAAAGGGATTCGTGGGTAAGAAGACCCGTACCACTTGCAGCATTCTTCCCAACGGAACGGCAGCTATGATGGCCTACGTGGAGGCGTTGAAGACTTATCTCCCAAAGTAGTTCTCCACAACATACAAAAGCTCCCCACTTTGCATCTGCAAAATGGGGAGCTTTCCTTTTATGCTTCATTGCTGATTGTCTGCACGTATTCGTGCAATCGCTGATAGAACGGGTGCCTTGTCAATGTTGCGGCATTGCCGAGTATGATGAGCTTCATTCGGGAACGGGTAATGGCAACGTTCATACGCCGGAGGTCTTTCAGGAATCCTATCTGGCCGTCTTCGTTGGCACGCACCATAGAAATGAGAATCACGTCTCGCTCCTGTCCCTGAAATCCGTCCACCGTATTCACGCTGATCAGATGACGGTAGGGTTTGAAGAACTCCCGTTTCCTGATCAGGCGTCGGAGAAACTGCACCTGTGCACGGTAGGGAGAAATCACGCCTACGTCTATCTGCTCGTCGAGAATGCGCCGTTTGCCTATCTTCGTGAAGTAATCCTGAAGCGTTTGCAGCGTGAGTTCGGCTTCGCCTATGTTGATTCGTCCGAAACTCTCGCCCACGAACTGCTCCAGAAAGGCCTTGTCGGCATTTGCCTTTTCAGGAGAAGGAGCTGCCGGAGAAGAGGACTCCTCTATGTCTTTGCGTTCGGAGGTGTCAATCCACATTATCGGATGGTCGTAGTCGAGAATGCCGCGGTACTTGATTTGCGGCGCACTCTCCACCATCCCACCGTAGAACCAGTCGGAGGAGAAGCGCATTATCTGTTCGTTCATCCTGTACTGCACCTTGAGCAGCGTTACCACTTCGGGCTTGTTCTCCACGATTCGCTCCATCAGCGTCTTGCCCAGACCTGCCCGCAGGGATGCAATGCTCTTCACTGTTGGCGGAAGCTGACAATGGTCGCCGGCAAGAATCACGCGCGATGCCCGACGGATGGGAATCCAGCAGGCTGCCTCCAAGGCCTGTGCAGCCTCGTCTATGAATAATGTGCCGAACTTCTGCCCTTCCATTATCCGGCTGTTGGCACCCACCAATGTGGAAGCCACCACACGGGCTTCGCCGAAGAGTTCGCTGTTGATGCGTATTTCCAGTTCCGTGGCGCGGCTCTTGAGCCTTTCCAGCTTCTGATGGTAATTCTCCGAGCCACGTTTCCGGTTCGTTCTCAACTGTCTGATGGCCTTGCGCAGCGACCACAGCTCGGAATATTCGGGATGTGCCTCGAATTTCCGCTCATAAGTGAATCCCAGCATTTTGTCATTGACACGCGTCGGATTCCCGATTCGCAGCACGTTGATGCCCCTATCCACGAGTTTCTCGCATATCCAGTCCACGGCCATATTGCTCTGGGCGCACACGAGCACCTGACTTTCGCGCATCAGCGTTTCGTTGATAGCCTCGACGAGCGTGGTAGTCTTTCCCGTTCCCGGAGGTCCGTGTACAACGGCCACGTCCTTAGCCCACAACACTTCGTTCACAGCCTGTTCCTGCGTGGGGTTCAGCCAAGGAAAGCGTGTGGGAGCGAAGGAGAATTTCTCTGCTTTTTGTTGCGAATAAAACAGATCTCGGAGCAAGGCGAGCCGTCCGTGCTTTGCGGCGATGGTTCTGTCGAGTGCATCAAACATCATCTGATACGACGTTTCGTCGAACGAGAGCTGGCAGCCCACTTCGTCCGCCGCATTCTGAAGGTCGATCACAGGCGCGCTGTCGGGCACGCTCACTACCATTCTCTCTCCATCGACATAGGAAACGATGCCCGTGAAATTGAAATAACGTATTCCCGACAGCTTCGCCGTCTGTCTTTCATCGCCCTTCCTTGCCGTGAAGAAAGCCACCGGACGACCAAATTCAAAGCCGTGCTCAATGTCGAGGTCCTGCGTTCTGAACACTTCCACCACACGCTGATTGAGCGAATTGTAATAACTCTTGCCCACCCGCAATGGAAACCACGCATCGCCCCGCTTCACTTTCCGCTGAATGCCCGTTGCTTCGGTCTGTTTCCGGAAAGTTTCCTTCTCTGCATAATATTCCATCTGCAAGAGCAGCTTCTGCCTTTGCAGTGCCTGTATCGGTGATTCTTGTTGCATAACGGCTGCAAAGATAACAATTCTTTCCCTTTCTTCAAGTCTGTATCGGGGCTTACTTTTGAGAAAACGCCTGTCGCACGTAATGCTTTCTGCTGATAACCCAAGGTTCAAAGGATTGCCAAACAGCAAGGGAAAGAATGCTTCTCCTTGGTTTCCATTCTCCGATTCAGCACCTTTACAATAGTTTCACTCTAGTGAGAAAGTTTTTTCACTGTAGTGAAAAAACTTTTTCATTGCAGTGAAAAAATTTTCTCACTGCAATAAAACTATTACTGATTCAGTATAAACGCAATTGTAAATCCTGATAAACCTTAATTGAGAATAAGGTATCAGGATGTCAGATAAGATACAAAGATTTGATTGCTAAAAGAAAAGGAACGTTCTGCTGCCTTTTCGCTTCTGTTCCAAAGCGTCTTCCATCTGCTTGAAGGCTGCCTTGAAGAAGAAGTTTATCAGATATTCGTCCGTACCTTCGGTGCGCTTCGCCCGCAGCGCATCAATGTATTCCCCTCGGTCTTCCTTACAGATAATCAATTCGGGAAGTCCGAAATTTAAGAGAATATAGTTGGAAAGCAAACGCCCTGTTCGTCCATTGCCATCCCTGAAAGGGTGCAGATATTCGTAAAAGCCGTGGAAACGAGCTGCGATAATCATCGGATGAATTTCCTTCGCCTGCATTGCTCTCGAAGTTGATTCCATCAGTCGCGGCACTTGGGCAATCAAAGTCTTGTGTTCACCGAAAACCGTATCGCCGGCTGCCATATCCACGGTTGTAAATGCTCCGGGAACGGCTCCCGGAACTTTGTAAGGCAATGTATGAAGAGTTACCAAACGATTCACGGTCTTCAGCAGTTCGACATCAAACGGATGGGAAAGATTCGCGTGCAACCATTCGTATGCAGCAAAATGTTCGGCCATTTCCTGACATTCCAACAAGGATTTCCCGACAGGATGATAGCCCAGCCCTTCTTCAAACAAAGCTCTGGTATCGTCTACTGAAAACGAAGAGCCTTCAATACCACAGCTATGACAAGAGAACATAATCTCGGAATACGTCCGAAACTCCTGTTCTCCCATTGGACGGCTGATTTGTTCCCTGTAATCAACAGCCAACTGGTCGTATTTCTTAATCGCGTTTGCAAACATAGTGCAAATATAACACCTTTCAACTGAACAACAAGTATTTAAAGATATTTTGACAGAATAAAATAATAAATATTATCTTTGCACGTATGAAAATCACTCTTGAACAACTGGCTGTGGGATATAAGGGCTATGCGCCCGTGGTTTCGGACATCAATGTGGAAATCCGGAGCGGGGAACTTACGTGCCTGATCGGCTCAAACGGCATAGGAAAGTCCACGCTGCTGAAGACGCTGACGGGCTTTCTGCCAAAATTGGGCGGACGACTGCTGCTCGACGGAAGAGACATTGACTCGCTTTCGCAGCGTGAACGTGCGAAACTCATCAGCATTGTGCTGACAAACAAGACCGATGTGCAGAATCTCACGGTGTCGGAAGTGGTGGGAATGGGGCGAACTCCCTATACCGGCTTCTGGGGAAAGCTGCATTTGGAAGACCAAATGATAGTGAACGAAGCCATACAAATGGTGGGAATAGAGAAACTGAAGGACAGAATGATTCAGACGCTGTCGGACGGTGAGCGGCAGAAAGTGATGATTGCCAAGGCTCTGGCACAGCAAACACCGGTAATTCTGCTCGACGAGCCGACTGCTTTTCTCGATTTTCCATCGAAAGTGGAGATGCTTCAACTGCTGCATCGGCTGGCAAAGAACACCAACAAAGTGATATTCCTTTCCACGCACGACCTCGAACTGGCATTGCGAATTGCCGATTGTCTGGTGGAACTGAACAAAGAAGGACTGAAAGTGGTGGAGGCTGCGAAGGTGCAGCACGATATCAACGGACTGTTGGAATAGAAATTATATTCCCCTTTCAGCCCAATCGCCTCTGTCCAG
The Prevotella sp. HUN102 genome window above contains:
- a CDS encoding ABC transporter ATP-binding protein — protein: MKITLEQLAVGYKGYAPVVSDINVEIRSGELTCLIGSNGIGKSTLLKTLTGFLPKLGGRLLLDGRDIDSLSQRERAKLISIVLTNKTDVQNLTVSEVVGMGRTPYTGFWGKLHLEDQMIVNEAIQMVGIEKLKDRMIQTLSDGERQKVMIAKALAQQTPVILLDEPTAFLDFPSKVEMLQLLHRLAKNTNKVIFLSTHDLELALRIADCLVELNKEGLKVVEAAKVQHDINGLLE
- a CDS encoding serine dehydratase subunit alpha family protein, giving the protein MLEKNIREQIIDLIHRQVVPAVGCTEPMAVALCTARATELLGQKPEKIQANLSANILKNAMGVGIPGTGMIGLPIAISLGALIGKSSYQLEVIKDLTPETLEEGKKYVEENHIDIKLKEGITEKLYIEIICEAGGKTAKAVISHTHTNFIYEEENGNVLLDAQTDTSSATEEVKKDIELNLRMVWDFATETPVDEIRFILEAKRYNMKAAAEALKGNYGHCLGKTMDRPLSRGIFGDSIYSHIISKTASACDARMGGAMVPVMSNSGSGNQGICATNPVVVFAKENENTPEELIRALTLSHLTAIYIKQSLGALSALCGCIVASTGSSCGITYLMGGNFNNICYAVKNMIANLTGMICDGAKPSCSLKISSGVSTAVLSAMLSMEGRHVTEAEGIIDQDVDRSIRNLTSLGKDAMCATDDMVLSIMTNKGNC
- a CDS encoding Fic family protein, translated to MFANAIKKYDQLAVDYREQISRPMGEQEFRTYSEIMFSCHSCGIEGSSFSVDDTRALFEEGLGYHPVGKSLLECQEMAEHFAAYEWLHANLSHPFDVELLKTVNRLVTLHTLPYKVPGAVPGAFTTVDMAAGDTVFGEHKTLIAQVPRLMESTSRAMQAKEIHPMIIAARFHGFYEYLHPFRDGNGRTGRLLSNYILLNFGLPELIICKEDRGEYIDALRAKRTEGTDEYLINFFFKAAFKQMEDALEQKRKGSRTFLFF
- a CDS encoding transcriptional regulator produces the protein MFKPLDPLLHSELRLAIMALLSNVEEADFIYIKEQTNATAGNLSVQIEKLQKAGYIKVEKGFVGKKTRTTCSILPNGTAAMMAYVEALKTYLPK
- a CDS encoding AAA domain-containing protein — protein: MQQESPIQALQRQKLLLQMEYYAEKETFRKQTEATGIQRKVKRGDAWFPLRVGKSYYNSLNQRVVEVFRTQDLDIEHGFEFGRPVAFFTARKGDERQTAKLSGIRYFNFTGIVSYVDGERMVVSVPDSAPVIDLQNAADEVGCQLSFDETSYQMMFDALDRTIAAKHGRLALLRDLFYSQQKAEKFSFAPTRFPWLNPTQEQAVNEVLWAKDVAVVHGPPGTGKTTTLVEAINETLMRESQVLVCAQSNMAVDWICEKLVDRGINVLRIGNPTRVNDKMLGFTYERKFEAHPEYSELWSLRKAIRQLRTNRKRGSENYHQKLERLKSRATELEIRINSELFGEARVVASTLVGANSRIMEGQKFGTLFIDEAAQALEAACWIPIRRASRVILAGDHCQLPPTVKSIASLRAGLGKTLMERIVENKPEVVTLLKVQYRMNEQIMRFSSDWFYGGMVESAPQIKYRGILDYDHPIMWIDTSERKDIEESSSPAAPSPEKANADKAFLEQFVGESFGRINIGEAELTLQTLQDYFTKIGKRRILDEQIDVGVISPYRAQVQFLRRLIRKREFFKPYRHLISVNTVDGFQGQERDVILISMVRANEDGQIGFLKDLRRMNVAITRSRMKLIILGNAATLTRHPFYQRLHEYVQTISNEA